CGAGAACACACGAGGCGCTTTTCCGCGAAACCGTTCGAGAATGTGGGCTGAATCCGTTCCTTGTTGATATGGCGAACATCCGAGACCAATGCTCATGGGTGCATTCGAATAATCCAACCGCGGCGACAGAAAAAGCGATTGACCTGCTTCGCATGGCAGTGGGCCGCGCCTCCAGACTTCGCCCACTCCTTACCGAAGAACTGCCGGTTGTTCAGTCTGCCCTCGTTCTCGGCGGCGGTCCTAGCGGAATGACTACTGCGCTTTCACTTGCGAAGCAAGGCTTCCAAGTGCACCTTGTCGAAAAATGTGCAGAGCTGGGCGGAAGGCTTAAATTTTCTAACAATCGTGAACTACTTGAAAAGCTGGTTTCGGCGGTAACGAGCCATCCGCTTATCTCAGTTTACACGGAAAGTCGCCTAGCGAAGCTGGAGGGGCATATTGGAAACTTCACGAGTGAGCTAAATACCCCATCTGGCGTGAAGAAGGTTAGCCATGGCGTGCTCATAATCGCTACTGGCGGAATCGAGTATGTGCCAAAGGAGTACTGCTATGGTGAAGATTCGCGCATAATAACACAGCGTGAACTTCAGATGGCACTGTATGAAAATGCGCTCAACCTGCCGGAGAATCCATCCATCGCGATGATTCAGTGCGTCGGTTCTCGCAACGAGGAGAGACCTTTCTGCAGTCGTTTTTGCTGTACCGAAGCGGTTAAGAATGCAATCCTTCTTAAGGAAAAATATCCAAGCGCTTCAATAGTTGTTTTATATCGAGATATGCGAACATATGGTACTAACGAGCTCCTTTACCAAAAAGCACGGGAACTTGGCGTTGTTTTTGTAAAGTATGAACCCGAGAACGCACCCCAGGTCTCGGTTTCAGACGGAAAACCAGTGGTCCTAAGTTTTACCGAACCAGAACTTGGAATCCAAGTAAACCAAGAAGTTGATCTTCTGGTGCTTTCTGTGGGAATTTCCCCAGCGGTTGA
This region of Armatimonadota bacterium genomic DNA includes:
- a CDS encoding FAD-dependent oxidoreductase; protein product: RTHEALFRETVRECGLNPFLVDMANIRDQCSWVHSNNPTAATEKAIDLLRMAVGRASRLRPLLTEELPVVQSALVLGGGPSGMTTALSLAKQGFQVHLVEKCAELGGRLKFSNNRELLEKLVSAVTSHPLISVYTESRLAKLEGHIGNFTSELNTPSGVKKVSHGVLIIATGGIEYVPKEYCYGEDSRIITQRELQMALYENALNLPENPSIAMIQCVGSRNEERPFCSRFCCTEAVKNAILLKEKYPSASIVVLYRDMRTYGTNELLYQKARELGVVFVKYEPENAPQVSVSDGKPVVLSFTEPELGIQVNQEVDLLVLSVGISPAVDNKEISELAKVPLNEDGFFHEAHVKLRPVDFASEGIFLAGSAHSPKTTAENIQQALAAAGRAATILSKPTMVVGGQVSVVDVRKCVSCLTCVRICPYGAPAVSPNNGKNRVEIQAAMCMGCGSCAAECPARAIQLQHFTDTQILAAVKALLEVVN